GTCGGTCCGCCGGTGGCGATCACGCCCTCGACATCGGCGTAGCCGCCGGCGAGATCGGCCTCGAACTTGCGGGCGAGGCGGCGCATCGCGGCATTTTCCGGCAGGCAGGTCATGTAGAGCGTGCGGATGCCGCGGTTGCGCGCGGCGGTGATCAGCCGGCCGAAGAGAACGCCGCCGATGCCGCGCCGGCGCCAGTCGCGCTCGACGCTGAAGGCGGCTTCGCCGGTCTGGGCCATGATGTCCTCGAGCCCGCGCAGCTCTGCGGCGCCGCGCACCGCGCCATCCTCGAGATAGGCATAGACGAGCCCGCCGACACCGAAGGTGGTGACCGCGTAGTTCTCGAGAAAGCCGTCATTCACCGCGGTGCCGAAGCGTTCGCGGCGGGTCACCTCGTCGAGCCTCAACAAATGGGCCTTGAAGAGGTCGCGCTCCGCGGGCCAGAGCCGGCGGACTTCGCCATGGCCGGTCGTGGTGCCGGCCTTCTTGGAACGAGCCAATAGTCATCTCCTGCTGTCAGCGCTGAAGGCGCGGGACCGACCAGGAGGCGATTCTTCCCTAACTCGCTTCGGAAGATGCGCCCGCGACGCCCGATTGCAAGAGGCGCGGACTG
This portion of the Bosea sp. OAE506 genome encodes:
- a CDS encoding GNAT family N-acetyltransferase; translation: MARSKKAGTTTGHGEVRRLWPAERDLFKAHLLRLDEVTRRERFGTAVNDGFLENYAVTTFGVGGLVYAYLEDGAVRGAAELRGLEDIMAQTGEAAFSVERDWRRRGIGGVLFGRLITAARNRGIRTLYMTCLPENAAMRRLARKFEADLAGGYADVEGVIATGGPTPFTILNEALDTARGFAAMALSLQRRLWRPALFGRSPGA